Proteins from a genomic interval of Helicobacter pylori Shi112:
- a CDS encoding type IV secretion system protein, giving the protein MQGNSLSIYETILSLFSDPTKKIFYNIATQTAEVLKAQMIINAVLVILFMIWAYKRVKEGDIFQFKTAMGVVVFIVFMGVLNWAMDNPTTYMNMLKDTIFYPSNKLTEIITNSMTSLQTLTGKNDLTLGSLIDKSYYSITQLYREVFSDLSWKTFFTMFPMLIIFLLLVLAQILLIGLILIIVLITLVETLTWLSLGFAVLPLVLFPQTNGMLFSYLKKLISLTFYQPCIMVVSFLNFSMIESITLKIPTQAEIINGFYNKGHIVDQMIENGSNQAINNFQNAMGAYTSVLGFFIILILGSVICFFLIKRVPDFINNIFGTSGGVGAVTEMMQKIGMTIGGAVVGGSMVMVANQAKQAYQSAGGGLAGLQAGARAMFGAGLSGGITTMANAKGAKAGVRHFVASVKSGFGLDNDRNNK; this is encoded by the coding sequence ATGCAAGGTAATAGTCTAAGTATTTATGAAACGATTTTATCGCTATTTAGCGACCCAACAAAAAAAATATTTTACAACATAGCAACTCAAACAGCAGAAGTTTTAAAAGCTCAAATGATAATTAATGCTGTTTTGGTAATTTTATTTATGATATGGGCTTATAAGCGAGTGAAAGAGGGCGATATATTTCAGTTTAAAACCGCTATGGGCGTGGTTGTATTCATAGTGTTTATGGGAGTTTTAAATTGGGCAATGGATAATCCAACAACTTACATGAATATGCTTAAAGACACCATTTTCTACCCTTCTAATAAGCTCACTGAGATTATCACAAACAGCATGACATCATTGCAAACATTGACAGGAAAAAATGATTTAACCTTAGGCTCATTGATAGATAAGTCCTACTATTCCATAACACAATTATACAGAGAAGTATTTAGTGATTTAAGCTGGAAGACATTTTTTACTATGTTTCCTATGTTAATCATTTTTCTTTTGTTAGTCCTAGCTCAAATTCTTTTAATTGGACTAATTTTAATCATTGTTCTAATCACTCTTGTTGAAACTCTTACATGGCTATCATTGGGCTTTGCAGTTTTACCATTAGTGCTATTCCCACAGACTAATGGTATGCTCTTTAGTTATCTCAAAAAACTCATTTCCCTTACTTTTTATCAGCCTTGCATTATGGTAGTATCTTTTTTAAATTTTTCAATGATAGAAAGTATTACTTTAAAAATTCCTACCCAAGCAGAAATAATCAATGGGTTCTATAACAAAGGACACATAGTTGACCAAATGATAGAAAATGGTTCAAATCAAGCAATCAATAATTTTCAAAATGCTATGGGAGCTTATACTAGCGTATTAGGATTTTTTATTATTTTAATTTTAGGCTCTGTAATTTGTTTCTTTCTAATCAAACGAGTGCCTGATTTTATCAACAATATCTTTGGCACAAGTGGAGGCGTTGGGGCAGTAACAGAAATGATGCAAAAAATTGGTATGACAATAGGCGGAGCAGTCGTAGGAGGCTCTATGGTTATGGTAGCTAATCAAGCTAAACAAGCTTATCAGAGTGCTGGGGGCGGATTAGCAGGACTTCAAGCTGGAGCAAGAGCGATGTTTGGGGCTGGACTAAGCGGAGGGATTACCACTATGGCAAATGCAAAAGGAGCAAAAGCTGGTGTGAGACACTTTGTAGCGAGTGTGAAAAGTGGCTTTGGACTTGATAATGATAGAAACAACAAATGA
- a CDS encoding ArdC family protein — protein sequence MKAWNEMDIKEQKEIFAQFLANEIAQSLNAGLEFKANNRAYNGNVGNAYNGLNALILDAKQHENGYESNVWVGLDDALKLGANPKEVEFIKNNTKSKNNKEGIYDKASIAYIRDYEMRYVKARDKEGNLIPLKDKEGNARRNAKGEIIYEYEKVPQRDKLGNIKYMQDGVTPFYEFKKEKIDIEPTLEIKNLYNVNIFQTLDKTKLKELDPKTLRTQYISHTFSMDNQNLVIYDLSKHLNEKEYKKVLDYVEQYGATHSEKSKQYNISQSYQQEPKVEIAPSTENNVKENNEMNMEQFNKMLEMAQNNPQMLAMLQQTLNKGAEQQKHDNYFANDEAAPTQSKGRGR from the coding sequence ATGAAAGCGTGGAATGAAATGGATATTAAAGAGCAAAAAGAAATTTTTGCTCAATTTTTAGCGAATGAAATTGCACAAAGTCTTAATGCAGGACTAGAGTTTAAAGCCAATAATAGAGCTTATAATGGCAATGTGGGTAATGCTTATAATGGCTTAAACGCTCTTATTTTAGATGCCAAGCAACATGAAAATGGCTATGAGAGTAATGTGTGGGTAGGTTTAGATGATGCCTTAAAACTTGGGGCAAACCCTAAAGAAGTGGAGTTTATTAAAAACAACACTAAGAGCAAAAATAATAAGGAGGGCATTTATGATAAGGCAAGTATCGCTTATATTAGAGATTATGAAATGCGCTATGTTAAAGCAAGAGACAAAGAAGGCAATTTAATCCCCCTTAAAGACAAAGAGGGCAATGCTAGGCGTAATGCTAAGGGCGAAATTATCTATGAATATGAAAAAGTCCCCCAAAGAGACAAACTTGGCAACATCAAGTATATGCAAGATGGCGTTACACCCTTTTATGAGTTTAAAAAAGAAAAAATAGATATAGAGCCGACTTTAGAAATTAAAAATCTCTACAATGTCAATATTTTTCAAACGCTAGACAAAACTAAGCTTAAAGAATTAGACCCTAAAACTTTAAGAACGCAATACATTAGCCATACTTTCTCTATGGATAATCAAAACTTAGTGATTTATGATTTATCCAAGCATTTAAATGAAAAAGAATATAAGAAAGTGCTAGATTATGTGGAGCAATATGGTGCAACCCATTCTGAAAAAAGCAAGCAATACAACATTTCTCAAAGCTACCAACAAGAACCTAAGGTTGAAATCGCTCCTAGCACAGAAAATAATGTCAAAGAAAACAACGAAATGAATATGGAGCAGTTTAACAAAATGCTTGAAATGGCTCAGAATAATCCGCAAATGTTAGCTATGTTACAACAAACTCTTAATAAGGGAGCAGAGCAACAAAAGCATGACAACTATTTTGCTAATGATGAAGCAGCACCCACTCAATCTAAGGGTAGGGGCAGATAA
- a CDS encoding ParA family protein, with the protein MTICIANEKGGSGKSTLCLNLAVQLLKDNKEVIVFDTDSQKSMEVFTEIRTQKEHKTFSLFNRSSGFSDTLKQMVSKYENILIDTKGEYSKETQKAMLLSDIVLVPTTPSQLDTEVLANMLERIEQLQELNENLRALIIINRMPTIPTLKERQALIEFIKENNPSDKITLLENSLSERIVYKRSVSEGLGVIEYSDKKAINEWANFYNELKGYLEKEKKHAL; encoded by the coding sequence ATGACCATTTGTATTGCTAATGAAAAAGGGGGAAGTGGTAAAAGCACGCTTTGTTTAAATTTAGCGGTGCAATTACTCAAAGACAATAAAGAAGTGATTGTCTTTGATACAGATAGCCAAAAATCTATGGAAGTTTTTACTGAAATTCGCACTCAAAAAGAACATAAAACTTTTAGCTTATTTAATCGTAGTAGTGGCTTTAGCGATACTTTAAAACAAATGGTATCTAAGTATGAAAACATTCTCATTGATACTAAGGGGGAATATAGCAAAGAAACTCAAAAAGCTATGCTTTTAAGCGATATTGTTCTAGTGCCTACAACTCCTAGTCAATTAGATACTGAAGTATTAGCTAATATGCTAGAAAGAATTGAGCAACTCCAAGAGCTTAATGAAAACCTAAGAGCCTTAATCATCATCAATAGAATGCCTACTATCCCTACGCTTAAAGAAAGACAGGCTTTAATAGAATTTATCAAAGAAAACAACCCTAGCGATAAAATCACGCTTTTAGAAAATTCTTTGAGTGAACGCATTGTTTATAAGCGTAGCGTGAGTGAGGGCTTAGGCGTTATAGAATATAGCGATAAAAAGGCTATCAATGAATGGGCTAATTTCTACAATGAATTAAAAGGCTATTTAGAAAAAGAGAAAAAACATGCACTTTAG
- a CDS encoding nucleotidyl transferase AbiEii/AbiGii toxin family protein, translating into MDSKKPYYRVILSEQEIYHERLMRAIVKNLVDTPMVLKGGTALYLGYGLNRFSEDLDFDCHKKINLLSKVKSAIPSGIILNDIHIKKDTNSVGRYMVRYATKGNKEEQTLKLEVSYRDAPKESEFNVIEGMKIAKVERIIDNKLCACFDGEHTRTKARDLFDLHFLAKHYEEHFNLDLAKRLKEFSKDPDKLASNYLEDKNDDILLNKIMDLEETALELSIMAHLIHKKLEKQSYSLNTLKEPNVYNSLDNSNENTHTSKHRR; encoded by the coding sequence ATGGATAGCAAGAAACCCTATTACCGAGTGATTTTAAGCGAACAAGAAATCTATCATGAAAGATTGATGAGAGCCATCGTTAAAAATCTAGTTGATACACCTATGGTTTTAAAGGGCGGAACTGCCCTTTATTTAGGCTATGGTTTAAATCGTTTTTCAGAGGATTTAGACTTTGATTGTCATAAAAAAATCAATCTTTTAAGCAAGGTAAAAAGTGCTATTCCTAGTGGCATTATTTTGAATGACATTCACATTAAAAAAGACACTAATAGCGTGGGGCGTTATATGGTGCGTTATGCTACTAAGGGCAATAAAGAAGAACAAACCTTAAAGTTAGAAGTCTCTTATAGAGACGCACCAAAAGAGAGCGAATTCAATGTCATTGAGGGAATGAAAATTGCCAAAGTGGAGCGTATTATTGACAATAAACTCTGTGCTTGTTTTGATGGGGAGCATACAAGAACTAAAGCAAGAGATTTATTTGATTTGCATTTTTTAGCCAAGCATTATGAAGAACACTTTAACTTAGACTTAGCAAAGCGTTTAAAAGAATTTAGCAAAGACCCTGATAAATTAGCGAGCAATTATTTAGAAGATAAAAATGATGATATTTTGCTTAACAAGATTATGGACTTAGAAGAAACAGCTTTAGAATTAAGCATTATGGCTCATCTCATTCATAAAAAACTTGAAAAGCAATCTTATTCCCTTAACACCTTGAAAGAACCTAATGTTTATAATAGCTTAGATAATTCTAATGAAAACACCCACACATCTAAGCATAGGAGGTAA